Genomic segment of Salvia splendens isolate huo1 chromosome 12, SspV2, whole genome shotgun sequence:
GTGATTCCCGCGGCTGACGAGGCTGGAAGTTCGTCCCGCAAACAGCATCCACCGGTTTCTATGAAGGGCTCTGATGCTTCTGAGGCTGCTTGAAATCATGGGGTTGCCACGTTGAGCGAGTTCCCGATTGGTGGCTTGAATTAAAGGCAGCTTGACACGCTGCCAACTCCTGAGCAAGTGAGATTGTATCGCTGAGGGAAGTGGGCCGCCGAATCAGCAACTCGTGTTTTAGCGAAGCCGATAACCCTGCTACAAATAACGATTTCAATGTGTCATCACCCACATGCGTCACCTTCCTTAACATAGGTTCAAATTCTGCGAGATACGACTCGGGGGATCCTTTCTGTCGAAGGGTTGCTAAGCGACCCACATAGTCCTCATACAAATCCGGATCGAAACGGCGTTTAATGTCGAGCAAGAACTCATCCCAGCCTCGGTCGTTATTGTTAGTCTCCCACCATTCAAACCATTCTTCTGCAGTGTCGTCCAAAAGAAATTCCGTCAAGTACAAACGATCGGACAGCGGCGTGAAACTATGGTTGTAGAACTTCTAAATCATTTTGATCCACAAAACCACTCCTTCGCCATTGAAGCGAGGTGGGTCCATCTTCAACTTGGGCCAGGAGTCTTGGTTAGTTTGATCGTGGTCGATGAAGGCAATTTCTGGCCGCGAGGGGGCGTTGCAACCATGACTAATGTTGTCGCGTCAGGCGGCTTCTTAACCAAGTTTTCGACGGCCATAATCATCCGCCTCATATGGCCATCCATGCTCTTGTTCCATTGTGTCTGTTGTCGCTCAAAAGCCTCCTGAGATAAGCGGTTCGATTGTATCTTCTTCTCATCTCCGGCCAAGCGAACTTTGATGTCGAGCATGTTTTGCTCGAGTTCCTAAAGGGTGTAGAAAGTTGGAACTCCATCGGTAGTAACGTCGTCGGACGGTATGACAGAAAGAAGACTGTGTGAAAGACGAAAGCGGGGGACGAGAGGCTCAATGGAAGCGCCAGTTGATAGGATTTGAGGTCCTACCGCCGGTGAATTCCAACGAGTTTGTGATTTACCCTAGTGGGGGTGCTAGAGTTTGTAGAGAATTAAGGGTTGAGACAATAAGATAAATTTTATTACTTATATCTTAAGACTCGATCTATGGGAATTCTATAATATATAGAATTCCCCCTGGCTTGATTCCGACTtacgattcgggaaagaatcaagaagaaaacccgaaaagattTGACGCAatctaactaaataattaaaaacgATTCTCACAATAAAAGACAATATCTctagaaaaaggaaaggaaataaACTCTAACTTATTATCTTGACACAAAATCCTTGTACTTGCTGGGCCGCGGCGCGTTGCGCCTTGGACGTTCATTCCTTGGCTGGGCCGGCTTCTTCCTGGCCTTAGTCTTGCTGTCGGGCTTGGTGTTGGGTTCTTCGGCCTTCTCTCTGTTGGGCGACGGTCCCCCGTCGACCATTGGTTCCTCCTCCCGCACGATCGTTGGCTCCTCTTCACGTACTCCGAGAATGAAAGTACTATAGTTTCTAGAAAGTCACATTTACAGAACTATCTACCTACTCTATGCGGTTCAACTTTCTTTTGCGATCCGGGAAAGAAACTTACAAAACTCAttactatattattaaataaaacaaacaaacgTTTCAGACGTAGTCTATGAAACTCTTGGATGTATTGATGTTGCACCAAGGTCTAGCCTCGGTCCATGCTGACGACTAGTGTGAAGATGTGCAGACTGGCTTCGGGTTTGGTGTAGGTGAACCTTGGACTGACGTTTGGCTTGGGCTTGCTGTAATCGTATCACACGCAGCCCACTCCTTCTCCTACATCTTGGCACATTTATTATCTTCTTTCTTGACCCACAATGTTTGATATCTCTCTTGGCTCTTCGATCTTCTTTGTCGACTGTATGTATCTCGATTTGATGCAGTTGGTTCACTTCGACGTCAATGCCTTCCCCTTGGCATGGTTCGATCTCGCCTTCAACATGACATGTTGCATGTGTGTCACCTGCACGCATTGTTTATGATAATAATGTTGAAAAACTGAATATGGGGCATGAGGCAAGATATCAAAAGTAGTATAGATCTAAAGCAATGAGACGTTGCTAGATTTTTGTTTACCTTGCAAGTCTTCTTGTTCATATGAGGATAGAGGATAAATGGATAGCGTGAAATCTTCAGTATCCATACTTCGCTCTTTGAGAAGACTTTGCTTTTCTACGAGAAATCTCCTAGCAGAGTCTGCAGCAAGCTTAGTTTCATACAAATCCAACAGTTGGAGACTTGCTATGTCAGCTAGTTCAATCGGCACGTTTTTAAGTTGATCACAATTGCGCAGCTTGAGTCTTCTAAGTTCTGGAAAGTAACTGGCAGAAGCTACCCAAGTGCTTAAATTTGTTTCTGCAATATGCAAGGCTTTAAGACTTCTGAAACATCCATCACATGTTATCCAACTCTCTCCCACGAATGCCATTTCTTTCAACTTGAGCACCTCTAGATTTTCCAGATGTTCTAGGATACGAATTTGACTCCATTCAAGATAAGTAGCAACTAGCGTTAGGCTCTTCAGTGTTGGTGGAAAATCATTATATGGGGGAAGGCTATGCAGTCGACCTTCTGAAGGTGGATTTGGATATGCATCATTAACTAGCTTCAAGTTTTCAAGATTACCCAATGCCGCCAAATTTTCAAATGATTCAATCTTTTTGTCCAAAAGCAAGGACAATTTCCCACAAATGCCTAGTTTCTTCAAATTACTAGCCCTACTGAATGTTTCTTTTGTGCAACTTTTCGGTGAAATAGTGGCTAATGATTGAAGTTTTACACCACCGTCGTGAGCTGTATCAACCTTGCACAAATTAGCGGAAGCATTAGTCCTGAAGTGCCTCAACTTTGTGAACTTCAGGATATTTGGTTTGATATCAAGGGTAGGAGATGTTGTATTGACTATAAGAGTTTGTATGTTCCAGAAGTTCGAGAAGTAAACAGGAAGAACACTTAGATTTGAGGACAAAGCAAGGTACCGCAAGTGCAACAATTCGCCTATATCAGAAGCAATATGAGTGAATTGGATCTGCTTAGCATTTAAAACTCTTAGTAGTTTGAAGGCTGTTGGGATAGATGATATAATTTCTTGCGACAAACACACTTCGTCCTTggagaaaacaaacaaggaacGGGTACGAGGACAGAAGGGCTTGTGGGAAAAGAAATCTGAAATATTGGAATGAATGGAAAGACGATGATGGTATGACAATCGAGAGATCGGAGGGTAGAACTCCCCATCGATAAACTTAATTTCTGTGAGTAAATCCTCTCCCTCTTTACCGGCTTCTTTTTTGCAAAAATCATGTAGCATGCGATTAATACGACAAGTTTTAACTTTACCATTAGCTTTAAAGCGTGCACACATGACTAAGTTTATGCGGATAAGATCCTCCAAATACCTTTCTGCACACTCCTCCAAAGTGAGACCATTTTGTGGAGCTATAAATCCTTCTGCAATCCACATGCTTATCAACTCTCCTGCTGCGATTTCAAGGTCATACGGGAAGGCGGCTAAATACAAAAAACAAAGCTTCATGTGAGTGGGAAGAATATCGTAAAGCTTCATGCTACGATATTCTGAGATGCTTCGACACGTTTCCATCCACGCAATTCTCCTTGCCATGATATCATCTCCATATGATAAGTCATTTCTTTCAAGAATACCTGCCATGAACACTACTAAAGACTGTAGCCCCTCACATTGCTTGGCGATTAGTTGTCCAACAGTTTCCAACTTGGGAGGGCACTCAGTCTTACCGAAAACTTTTAGCTGGAGTAGCTCCCAACTCTCGCTTTCAGACAAGGGCCTCACCTTGT
This window contains:
- the LOC121758657 gene encoding putative late blight resistance protein homolog R1A-3; its protein translation is MTDASVAFLLDDLHELLINHAHLIKDNKKDLESLEKQLRDLKTFIRNTEKKRIKDDELIRNIRCAVYEAEDVIDAFVDAVQRSYFEALEFESSYLSKRAASIVFPKFWRSSWFSITGIGKKVKEVTQNLMSLMDGAHSLNIDDDGDKHENSKDLMVRQENVAGFKDEMNAVIGYLTEQTDELDVITMVGIPRSGKKTLARMIFDDSKIKYEFTTRIWVDVSSEFKERDILLTILSSFTAINEDVKGKSYEALTDQLISHLESEKFLIVLADMWSLNDWDSLRIALPKPGKVLITTCNEEVGRYTSNFRQPHKVRPLSESESWELLQLKVFGKTECPPKLETVGQLIAKQCEGLQSLVVFMAGILERNDLSYGDDIMARRIAWMETCRSISEYRSMKLYDILPTHMKLCFLYLAAFPYDLEIAAGELISMWIAEGFIAPQNGLTLEECAERYLEDLIRINLVMCARFKANGKVKTCRINRMLHDFCKKEAGKEGEDLLTEIKFIDGEFYPPISRLSYHHRLSIHSNISDFFSHKPFCPRTRSLFVFSKDEVCLSQEIISSIPTAFKLLRVLNAKQIQFTHIASDIGELLHLRYLALSSNLSVLPVYFSNFWNIQTLIVNTTSPTLDIKPNILKFTKLRHFRTNASANLCKVDTAHDGGVKLQSLATISPKSCTKETFSRASNLKKLGICGKLSLLLDKKIESFENLAALGNLENLKLVNDAYPNPPSEGRLHSLPPYNDFPPTLKSLTLVATYLEWSQIRILEHLENLEVLKLKEMAFVGESWITCDGCFRSLKALHIAETNLSTWVASASYFPELRRLKLRNCDQLKNVPIELADIASLQLLDLYETKLAADSARRFLVEKQSLLKERSMDTEDFTLSIYPLSSYEQEDLQGDTHATCHVEGEIEPCQGEGIDVEVNQLHQIEIHTVDKEDRRAKRDIKHCGSRKKIINVPRCRRRSGLRVIRLQQAQAKRQSKVHLHQTRSQSAHLHTSRQHGPRLDLGATSIHPRVS